From one Streptomyces sp. R41 genomic stretch:
- a CDS encoding outer membrane lipoprotein carrier protein LolA, translating to MAPYESDDSTKVDETEDVRAGRRKAARYVVPVAVVGVAAATIGLVPALADSGDPDLPKITAQQLIEKIAKSDVQQLSGTVKVSTDLGLPSLGGLESGFASGAAKGDGGSSADPQSKLLELASGTHTLRVAADGPDKGKVSLLDSAAEYSVIHNGNEVWAYDSKSNEAYHATAPKSESRKEKEEVPSTPKDFADEALKSVDGTTSVTVDGTAQVAGRDAYKLLIKPKQSGSTVGAISIAVDAKTGLPLKFTLTPASGGSAVVDAGFTKVDFAKPAASTFDFTPPKGAKVTEGDDLKSEEKAQPKSDEDFAKGLDGLKTIGKGWNSIAVFDTGGEGVPSGSSGNGDVDGFLNSLGDHVTGKFGSGTVFSTRLVNALITDDGKVYAGAVTKDALVKAADAAQ from the coding sequence ATGGCACCGTACGAATCCGACGACAGCACGAAGGTCGATGAGACCGAGGACGTGCGCGCCGGGCGACGCAAAGCCGCGCGGTACGTCGTTCCGGTCGCGGTGGTGGGGGTGGCGGCGGCGACCATCGGGCTCGTCCCGGCGCTCGCCGACTCCGGCGACCCCGACCTGCCGAAGATCACCGCACAGCAGCTCATCGAGAAGATCGCCAAGTCCGACGTCCAGCAGCTGTCCGGCACGGTCAAGGTCAGCACCGATCTCGGACTGCCCAGCCTGGGCGGCCTGGAGAGCGGCTTCGCGTCCGGCGCGGCCAAGGGCGACGGCGGCTCCTCCGCCGACCCGCAGTCCAAGCTGCTCGAACTCGCCTCCGGCACGCACACGCTGCGCGTCGCGGCCGACGGCCCGGACAAGGGCAAGGTCTCCCTGCTGGACAGCGCCGCCGAGTACAGCGTCATCCACAACGGCAACGAGGTGTGGGCGTACGACAGCAAGTCGAACGAGGCCTACCACGCGACCGCGCCCAAGTCCGAGAGCCGTAAGGAGAAGGAGGAGGTCCCCTCCACGCCCAAGGACTTCGCCGACGAGGCCCTGAAGTCGGTCGACGGCACCACCTCCGTGACCGTCGACGGCACCGCGCAGGTCGCCGGCCGTGACGCGTACAAGCTCCTCATCAAGCCGAAGCAGTCCGGCTCCACGGTCGGCGCGATCAGCATCGCGGTGGACGCGAAGACCGGGCTGCCGCTGAAGTTCACGCTGACCCCGGCGAGCGGTGGCTCCGCCGTCGTGGACGCGGGCTTCACCAAGGTCGACTTCGCCAAGCCGGCCGCGTCGACGTTCGACTTCACTCCGCCGAAGGGCGCGAAGGTCACCGAGGGCGACGACCTGAAGAGCGAGGAGAAGGCGCAGCCGAAGTCCGACGAGGACTTCGCCAAGGGACTCGACGGTCTGAAGACCATCGGCAAGGGCTGGAACTCCATCGCCGTGTTCGACACGGGCGGCGAGGGCGTACCGTCCGGCTCCTCCGGCAACGGCGACGTCGACGGGTTCCTGAACTCCCTCGGCGACCACGTCACCGGCAAGTTCGGCTCGGGCACGGTCTTCTCGACCCGCCTGGTCAACGCGCTGATCACGGACGACGGCAAGGTGTACGCCGGTGCCGTCACCAAGGACGCGCTGGTGAAGGCGGCCGACGCCGCCCAGTGA
- a CDS encoding ABC transporter ATP-binding protein, translating to MEELSAAEPDMADTGGAVVAEDTVIATRALTKRYRGGQLAVDGLDLTVPAGSVFGFLGPNGSGKTTTIRMLMGLIEPTSGTARVLGQPMPRATRAVLPHVGALIEGPALYGFLSGRDNLIRYDAADPTADPRTRRTRVAAALDRVGLTAAAAKKAKAYSLGMKQRLGLAAALLQPRRLLVLDEPTNGLDPQGMREIRSLVRELASDGTTVFLSSHLLDEIEQVCTHAAVMAQGRLITQGAVADLAAGARGRLVVTTPDPGDAARVLKEQGVADLIVTETGVTAEPPDRELAELNAALVTAGVRVRGFGVERASLEDAFVALTGEGFDVAG from the coding sequence ATGGAGGAACTGTCCGCCGCGGAACCGGACATGGCGGACACGGGAGGCGCAGTGGTCGCGGAGGACACCGTGATCGCCACCCGTGCGCTCACCAAGCGCTACCGCGGCGGACAGCTCGCCGTCGACGGCCTGGACCTGACCGTCCCGGCAGGCAGCGTCTTCGGCTTCCTCGGGCCGAACGGCTCGGGCAAGACGACCACCATCCGCATGCTGATGGGCCTGATCGAGCCGACCTCGGGCACGGCACGGGTGCTGGGGCAGCCCATGCCCCGCGCCACCCGCGCCGTGCTCCCGCACGTCGGCGCCCTCATCGAGGGCCCCGCGCTGTACGGCTTCCTCTCCGGGCGCGACAACCTCATCCGCTACGACGCCGCCGACCCGACGGCCGACCCGCGCACCCGGCGTACACGCGTCGCGGCCGCCCTCGACCGGGTCGGGCTCACCGCCGCGGCCGCCAAGAAGGCGAAGGCGTACTCGCTCGGCATGAAGCAGCGGCTCGGGCTCGCGGCGGCGCTGCTCCAGCCCCGCCGGCTGCTCGTCCTGGACGAGCCGACCAACGGACTGGATCCGCAGGGCATGCGCGAAATCCGCTCCCTGGTCAGGGAGCTGGCCTCCGACGGCACGACCGTCTTCCTCTCCTCGCACCTCCTCGACGAGATCGAGCAGGTGTGCACGCACGCGGCCGTGATGGCGCAGGGGCGGCTCATCACCCAGGGCGCGGTGGCCGATCTCGCCGCGGGCGCGCGGGGCCGCCTGGTCGTGACCACCCCCGACCCCGGGGACGCGGCGCGCGTACTGAAGGAACAGGGCGTCGCGGATCTCATCGTGACCGAGACGGGCGTGACCGCAGAGCCTCCGGACCGCGAACTCGCCGAGCTGAACGCCGCGTTGGTCACGGCGGGCGTCCGGGTCCGCGGCTTCGGGGTCGAACGGGCCTCGCTGGAGGACGCGTTCGTGGCGCTGACGGGGGAGGGGTTCGATGTCGCGGGCTGA
- a CDS encoding ABC transporter permease, which produces MSRAEVVTAEAQVRRAPSPLWTFGLFRSELVTTFRRWRTIALLGVLAAVPILIGIAIKIETSDGSAAGGGGGEGPAFISQITNNGLFLVFTALAATLPFFLPMAIGVIAGDAIAGEANAGTLRYLLVAPAGRTRLLLTKYATTMTFCLVATLVVATSALIVGALLFPLGELTTISGTRISFTEGLGRALLIALVVAASLIGVAALGLFVSTLTNSGIAAMATTVGLLITIQILDQIPQLHALQPYFFSHYWLSFADLMRDPVYWDDLVRNLGLQALYAAVFGSAAWARFTVKDITA; this is translated from the coding sequence ATGTCGCGGGCTGAAGTCGTGACGGCAGAAGCTCAGGTCAGGCGGGCGCCCAGCCCGCTGTGGACCTTCGGGCTCTTCCGCAGCGAGCTCGTCACCACCTTCCGGCGCTGGCGGACGATCGCGCTGCTCGGCGTGCTGGCGGCCGTGCCGATCCTCATCGGCATCGCGATCAAGATCGAGACGAGCGACGGCTCGGCGGCCGGCGGTGGCGGCGGCGAAGGACCGGCGTTCATCTCGCAGATCACCAACAACGGTCTGTTCCTGGTGTTCACGGCGCTGGCTGCGACGCTTCCCTTCTTCCTGCCGATGGCGATCGGTGTCATCGCGGGCGACGCGATCGCGGGCGAGGCCAACGCGGGAACGCTCCGCTATCTCCTGGTCGCCCCCGCGGGCCGTACGCGCCTGCTCCTCACCAAGTACGCGACCACGATGACGTTCTGTCTGGTCGCGACCCTGGTCGTGGCGACGTCCGCGCTCATCGTGGGTGCGCTGCTGTTCCCGCTGGGCGAGCTGACCACGATTTCCGGGACCCGGATCAGCTTCACCGAGGGGCTCGGGCGGGCCCTGCTCATCGCGCTGGTCGTGGCCGCCTCACTGATCGGCGTCGCGGCGCTCGGCCTGTTCGTCTCCACCCTGACCAACAGCGGCATCGCGGCGATGGCGACGACGGTCGGCCTCCTCATCACCATCCAGATCCTGGACCAGATCCCCCAGCTCCACGCGCTCCAGCCGTACTTCTTCTCCCACTACTGGCTGTCCTTCGCCGACCTCATGCGCGACCCGGTGTACTGGGACGATCTGGTCCGCAACCTCGGGCTTCAGGCGCTGTACGCGGCCGTGTTCGGATCGGCGGCGTGGGCGCGGTTCACCGTGAAGGACATCACGGCGTAG
- a CDS encoding flavodoxin family protein, whose protein sequence is MNRRFLFLLGSSRSEGNTEILARKAAEQLPADVEQRWLSLAEHPLPDFVDLRRDSDHVRSPDGSNPALLLDATLAATDIVIASPLYWYSVSSLTKRYLDYWSGWLRTPGVDFKATLAGRTLWGVTALADTEPEVAEPLIGTLNNSAAYMKMRFGGVLLGNGSARGDVLSDTQALARAKTFFAQDPPLARFPHEAAAQ, encoded by the coding sequence ATGAACCGCCGATTCCTGTTCCTGCTCGGCAGCAGCCGTTCCGAGGGCAACACCGAGATACTGGCCCGCAAGGCCGCCGAACAACTGCCCGCAGATGTCGAACAGCGATGGCTGAGCCTCGCCGAGCACCCGCTGCCCGACTTCGTGGACCTGCGGCGCGACAGCGACCACGTGCGCTCTCCCGACGGGAGCAACCCGGCGCTGCTGCTCGACGCCACGCTCGCGGCCACCGACATCGTGATCGCCTCGCCGCTGTACTGGTACTCGGTCTCCAGCCTCACCAAGCGCTACCTGGACTACTGGTCGGGCTGGCTGCGCACCCCCGGTGTCGACTTCAAGGCGACCCTGGCCGGTCGCACCCTCTGGGGTGTCACCGCCCTCGCGGACACGGAACCGGAAGTCGCCGAGCCGTTGATCGGCACGCTCAACAACTCCGCCGCGTACATGAAGATGCGCTTCGGCGGGGTGCTGCTCGGCAACGGCAGCGCGCGCGGTGACGTACTGAGCGACACGCAGGCGCTGGCACGCGCGAAGACCTTCTTCGCACAGGACCCGCCGCTCGCCCGCTTCCCGCACGAGGCCGCCGCCCAGTGA
- a CDS encoding NUDIX hydrolase, with translation MRWTVHGERTLHETPWVRLRSLDVERPDGTRADYHVVRLRDVAVTAAVDGQRRVLMMWRHRFVTDTWGWELPMGLVEDGERPEDAAARELEEETGWRPDSLRELIYAQPAGGITDSQHFVFRADRATRVGEPTERNESDRLEWIPLADIPGMIARREIVSSATLVGVMALLLDLGA, from the coding sequence ATGCGATGGACCGTCCACGGCGAGCGCACCCTGCACGAAACCCCGTGGGTCCGCCTGCGTTCCCTCGACGTCGAACGGCCCGACGGCACCCGCGCCGACTACCACGTCGTCAGGCTGCGGGACGTCGCCGTCACCGCGGCGGTGGACGGACAGCGGCGCGTACTGATGATGTGGCGGCACCGCTTCGTCACGGACACCTGGGGCTGGGAGCTGCCCATGGGCCTGGTCGAGGATGGGGAGCGTCCCGAGGACGCGGCGGCGCGGGAGCTGGAGGAGGAGACAGGCTGGCGCCCGGACTCGCTACGGGAGTTGATCTACGCGCAGCCGGCCGGCGGGATCACCGACTCCCAGCACTTCGTGTTCCGCGCGGACCGGGCGACCCGGGTCGGCGAGCCGACCGAACGCAATGAGTCGGACCGCCTCGAGTGGATCCCGCTGGCCGACATCCCCGGGATGATCGCCCGCCGGGAGATCGTCAGCAGCGCGACGCTGGTCGGCGTCATGGCTCTCCTGCTGGACCTGGGAGCATAG
- a CDS encoding amidase family protein → MELDLSPDGYPSLSAEGIAAAVRARTVRAVDVVAASLARIERVEPTLSAFAEVWGEEALRRAGEVDARVAAGEWLPLAGVPIGVKGRRGLRTAGALVAAGCVPVGATSVPGPGTAWQTWGLGAHGRTVNPWRADRTPGGSSAGSAAAVAAGLVPMATGSDGAGSVRIPAAWCGVFGLKTTNARLPSTDRTGLTAAGVLTRHASDAAAYWRVVSGGPPRRPDRTPGQTLDQAPGRTPDQGPDLGHASQGPNPSPDSDLSPDSDPSPLSDARRNPTPRPDSDQSHRPNPNPNPHPHPHPHPHPSHRPAPSRKPGSNQESDQSQNPYQYPRPSQAPRPHPHPHPHPHPHPHPSQPPTPSPIPAIWSPDLGFADTDADIAALAYGAVGRLVEAGIVRLVSQDVCLADPGPAWLALRTPGADAAVAQPLQEANDHLLAGLFAETPLLLTPTTPNPPHGHEGPGDRYSTALTWAFNLSGHPAASIPAGLGPDGCPVGLQLVARHGAEPLLLRVAQLDELDRRSEFPRLNGLNRTREQDPN, encoded by the coding sequence ATGGAACTGGATCTGTCGCCGGACGGCTATCCGTCCTTGTCGGCCGAGGGCATCGCCGCTGCCGTCCGAGCGCGCACGGTCCGCGCCGTGGACGTGGTCGCCGCCTCGCTGGCGCGGATCGAGCGGGTGGAGCCGACCCTGTCCGCGTTCGCCGAGGTATGGGGCGAGGAGGCGCTGCGCCGGGCGGGCGAGGTGGACGCGCGGGTCGCCGCGGGCGAGTGGCTGCCGCTCGCGGGGGTTCCGATCGGCGTGAAGGGGCGCCGCGGACTGCGAACGGCGGGCGCGCTGGTCGCTGCCGGGTGCGTGCCCGTGGGGGCCACCTCGGTGCCCGGCCCGGGTACGGCCTGGCAGACATGGGGGCTCGGGGCCCACGGACGGACCGTCAACCCCTGGCGGGCCGACCGGACCCCGGGCGGCTCCTCGGCCGGGTCCGCGGCCGCCGTCGCCGCGGGACTGGTGCCGATGGCGACCGGCAGCGACGGCGCGGGCTCCGTACGGATCCCCGCCGCATGGTGCGGCGTCTTCGGCCTCAAGACCACGAACGCCCGACTCCCCTCCACCGACCGTACGGGCCTCACGGCGGCCGGCGTCCTCACACGCCACGCGTCGGACGCGGCCGCGTACTGGCGGGTCGTGTCCGGCGGCCCACCGCGGAGGCCGGACCGGACACCGGGCCAAACACTGGACCAGGCCCCGGGCCGGACACCGGACCAGGGTCCGGACTTGGGCCACGCGAGCCAGGGCCCGAACCCGAGCCCGGATTCGGACCTGAGCCCGGATTCGGACCCGAGCCCGCTCTCGGACGCGCGCCGGAACCCGACCCCAAGGCCGGATTCGGACCAGAGCCATCGCCCGAACCCGAACCCGAACCCGCACCCGCACCCGCACCCGCACCCGCACCCGAGCCATCGCCCCGCCCCGAGCCGGAAACCAGGCTCGAACCAGGAGTCGGACCAAAGCCAGAACCCGTACCAGTACCCGCGCCCGAGCCAGGCCCCACGCCCACACCCGCACCCGCACCCGCACCCGCACCCGCACCCGCACCCGAGCCAGCCTCCGACCCCGTCCCCCATCCCCGCCATCTGGTCCCCCGACCTCGGCTTCGCCGACACCGATGCGGACATCGCGGCCCTCGCGTACGGCGCGGTGGGGCGCCTCGTCGAGGCAGGGATCGTACGGCTGGTGTCCCAGGACGTATGCCTGGCCGACCCGGGCCCCGCCTGGCTGGCGCTGCGGACGCCGGGTGCCGATGCCGCCGTGGCTCAGCCGCTCCAGGAGGCGAACGACCACCTGCTCGCCGGGCTCTTCGCCGAGACTCCGCTGCTGCTGACCCCGACCACACCCAATCCGCCGCACGGCCACGAGGGACCGGGCGATCGCTACTCCACCGCCCTGACCTGGGCGTTCAATCTGAGCGGCCACCCCGCGGCGAGCATCCCCGCGGGCCTTGGCCCCGACGGCTGCCCGGTCGGCCTCCAGCTCGTGGCCCGGCACGGCGCCGAGCCGCTGCTCCTACGGGTCGCGCAGCTGGACGAGCTCGATCGGCGAAGCGAGTTCCCACGGCTGAACGGGCTCAATCGGACGAGAGAACAGGACCCCAACTGA
- a CDS encoding tetrahydrofolate dehydrogenase/cyclohydrolase catalytic domain-containing protein, whose amino-acid sequence MTQHVSGRDVLRQAKELYRPYRDAVEPTGQRVAIIRFEPAATDPPDWRVRLEASKVSAEQKVKSFEHLGFKADHVVMPPGTTRAQFAEVLDRANQDPATRAIIVQFPPPAQLRPLVERMDPAKDIDALLKGRSQYTACATAEGICRVVEPFARDDPTIAVVGSKGFVGQGVVNTLRERGHRLMELDAGDDVKRVRDADIVVSVTGNPGILGPDHLRPHHRLVVDSGFVPQPDGSVRGDVQRAAYDIPQHLTPVPGGIGPVEMATLMERVVRKEVDPAAPSWKVEPRPYLTKEQLAQGASATPAAPAAAPTASVVSTASAAAAASAGPGTSAGPQSAAAPGNPVAQAARLRGVGGSASGDGSVPGRPPAAGPSAPLRPQLPQQPKPPGPGGGPAR is encoded by the coding sequence ATGACTCAGCATGTGTCGGGACGGGACGTCCTGAGGCAGGCCAAGGAGCTCTACCGGCCCTACCGGGATGCGGTGGAGCCCACGGGACAGCGGGTGGCCATCATCCGTTTCGAGCCCGCCGCCACGGATCCGCCGGACTGGCGGGTGCGTCTTGAGGCCTCCAAGGTCTCCGCCGAGCAGAAGGTGAAGAGCTTCGAGCACCTGGGCTTCAAGGCGGACCACGTCGTGATGCCGCCGGGAACCACACGTGCGCAGTTCGCCGAGGTCCTCGACCGTGCCAACCAGGATCCCGCGACCCGCGCCATCATCGTCCAGTTCCCGCCGCCGGCCCAGCTGCGCCCGCTCGTCGAGCGCATGGACCCGGCCAAGGACATCGACGCCCTGCTCAAGGGGCGTTCGCAGTACACCGCGTGCGCCACGGCCGAGGGCATCTGCCGTGTGGTGGAGCCCTTCGCGCGGGACGACCCGACGATCGCCGTCGTGGGCAGCAAGGGCTTCGTGGGACAGGGCGTGGTGAACACCCTGCGGGAGCGGGGACACCGCCTGATGGAACTCGACGCCGGTGACGACGTGAAGCGGGTACGGGACGCCGACATCGTCGTCTCCGTCACCGGCAACCCGGGCATCCTCGGCCCCGACCACCTCCGGCCGCACCACCGGCTCGTCGTCGACTCCGGTTTCGTGCCGCAGCCGGACGGGAGCGTGCGTGGAGACGTCCAGCGCGCGGCGTACGACATCCCGCAGCACCTCACTCCCGTGCCCGGCGGCATCGGCCCGGTCGAGATGGCGACCCTCATGGAACGGGTGGTCCGCAAGGAGGTCGACCCGGCGGCTCCGTCCTGGAAGGTCGAGCCCCGCCCGTATCTGACGAAGGAGCAGTTGGCCCAGGGAGCGTCCGCGACACCGGCGGCGCCTGCTGCAGCACCTACGGCTTCGGTGGTGTCGACGGCCTCCGCGGCTGCGGCGGCGTCGGCTGGTCCGGGCACGTCGGCTGGTCCGCAGTCTGCTGCGGCTCCGGGTAATCCCGTGGCGCAGGCCGCGAGGCTTCGCGGGGTCGGTGGCAGTGCCTCCGGCGACGGAAGCGTGCCGGGACGACCTCCCGCCGCCGGCCCGTCGGCGCCGCTCCGCCCGCAGCTCCCCCAGCAGCCGAAGCCACCGGGACCCGGCGGTGGTCCCGCCCGCTGA
- a CDS encoding zeta toxin family protein — MTNTPPQRDVLPQNQIEEIFERSIKPLMSGPAKEQPVAVFIGGQPGAGKSTLEAQLVEAKGLQDAVRIDGDDLLLFHPRYVEHARENDRTAAAVCSDPRWWNMAVEHVREQRADVVISSPLAGPEWAQERFKDFRDAGYRVETVFVAVDDARSQLGIVDRYQAMRDDQGYGRWVGPEWHDTAYKRVLETADAIDRNQSTDAVHVGLRGGEIVHSNESTPDGGWRLPVPTREVIERERARPWTEQEQTLFKTRVESLATRVPKDLKPLLARTVERAQTHMPTAQAHTPTAQAHMSTAQVGTATAQVGTAAPAAAASATSADPATSGGLAAAAASRSGPRVSSQATGGVPARALPSSASSPSSPSSPSSPAPPSPPRTPRPASSGGAASRSR, encoded by the coding sequence GTGACGAACACTCCGCCGCAAAGAGACGTCCTTCCGCAGAATCAGATCGAGGAGATATTCGAGCGTTCCATCAAGCCCCTCATGTCGGGACCCGCGAAGGAACAGCCGGTCGCGGTGTTCATCGGCGGTCAGCCAGGCGCCGGAAAGAGCACGCTGGAAGCACAGCTCGTCGAGGCGAAGGGGCTGCAGGACGCGGTCCGGATCGACGGTGACGACCTGCTTCTGTTCCATCCCCGGTATGTGGAACACGCCCGCGAGAACGACCGGACGGCGGCCGCCGTGTGCAGCGACCCCCGCTGGTGGAACATGGCGGTCGAACACGTCCGCGAGCAGCGGGCCGACGTGGTCATCAGCTCTCCGCTGGCCGGTCCGGAGTGGGCTCAGGAGCGCTTCAAGGACTTCCGGGACGCCGGGTACCGGGTGGAGACCGTGTTCGTCGCGGTCGACGACGCCCGCAGTCAGCTCGGCATCGTCGACCGCTATCAGGCCATGCGGGACGACCAGGGGTACGGCCGATGGGTGGGGCCCGAGTGGCACGACACCGCCTACAAACGGGTCCTGGAGACCGCGGACGCCATCGATCGCAACCAGTCCACGGACGCCGTCCACGTCGGCCTCAGGGGCGGCGAGATCGTGCACAGCAACGAGTCCACGCCGGACGGCGGCTGGCGCCTGCCGGTGCCGACGCGCGAGGTGATCGAGCGCGAGCGGGCCCGCCCCTGGACGGAGCAGGAACAGACCCTGTTCAAGACCCGCGTCGAGTCACTCGCCACCCGCGTCCCGAAGGACCTGAAACCCCTGCTGGCCCGCACGGTCGAGCGCGCACAGACCCATATGCCGACCGCGCAGGCGCATACGCCGACCGCGCAGGCCCATATGTCGACCGCGCAGGTCGGCACGGCGACCGCGCAGGTCGGCACGGCGGCCCCGGCCGCCGCGGCTTCCGCCACCTCGGCAGACCCGGCCACGTCCGGCGGGCTCGCCGCGGCGGCGGCCTCCCGCAGCGGACCGCGAGTGTCGTCGCAGGCCACCGGGGGTGTGCCCGCCAGGGCCCTGCCGTCCTCGGCGTCCTCGCCGTCCTCGCCGTCCTCGCCGTCCTCGCCGGCCCCTCCCTCCCCGCCCCGGACACCGCGTCCCGCGTCGAGCGGCGGAGCGGCATCGCGGAGCCGCTAG
- a CDS encoding DUF397 domain-containing protein, with amino-acid sequence MQRERALGAYAAGPVWRKSSYSGNHDATCVEMARIAVKVGLRDSKNRQGPVLLFSPGAWGGFLAGVKSEPERADG; translated from the coding sequence ATGCAGAGGGAGAGGGCGCTCGGCGCGTACGCGGCCGGTCCTGTCTGGCGCAAGAGTTCCTACAGCGGCAACCACGACGCGACCTGTGTGGAGATGGCCCGCATCGCCGTCAAGGTCGGCCTGCGGGACTCCAAGAACCGGCAGGGCCCGGTGCTGCTCTTCTCGCCCGGAGCCTGGGGAGGATTCCTCGCCGGTGTGAAGTCGGAGCCGGAGCGGGCCGACGGCTGA